The proteins below come from a single Leptospiraceae bacterium genomic window:
- a CDS encoding DUF1801 domain-containing protein: MKQKKELSELEQTIQEILKPHTKEVLDIVYDLRSFFKEEFPALIEKGYPVWKGIGYSDQKSGYLCAIFPLESEVKLGFEYGIILKDKDNVLTGEGKQIRYLVIPSLTNINFKQIKDFVKQSLALPTLKKDKIAMIDLIRKA, translated from the coding sequence ATGAAACAAAAAAAAGAACTAAGTGAATTAGAACAAACGATACAGGAAATTCTAAAGCCACACACGAAGGAAGTTTTAGACATTGTATATGATTTACGAAGTTTTTTTAAAGAAGAATTCCCTGCATTGATTGAGAAAGGTTATCCCGTTTGGAAGGGAATAGGTTATAGCGATCAAAAATCTGGTTACCTTTGCGCCATTTTTCCACTGGAATCGGAAGTAAAACTTGGGTTTGAATATGGAATTATTTTAAAGGACAAAGACAATGTTTTAACCGGTGAAGGAAAACAGATACGGTATTTAGTCATTCCATCTTTAACAAACATTAATTTTAAACAAATTAAAGATTTCGTCAAACAGTCATTAGCCCTTCCTACTTTAAAAAAAGATAAAATTGCTATGATTGATTTAATTCGAAAGGCTTAA
- a CDS encoding PilZ domain-containing protein yields MQKRKPIEMEVSVNGKSLKTTDVSSTGFYAVWVDCPYNINQEVNVHFALENKVYDLQAGIVRVDETGVGVAFRGLQKLVSKELSGFVKDL; encoded by the coding sequence TTGCAGAAGAGAAAGCCAATTGAGATGGAAGTTTCAGTAAATGGAAAATCTTTGAAGACAACAGATGTAAGTTCGACTGGGTTTTATGCAGTTTGGGTAGATTGTCCATACAATATCAATCAAGAGGTAAATGTTCATTTTGCCCTCGAAAATAAAGTTTACGATTTACAGGCAGGAATTGTGCGTGTAGACGAAACTGGTGTAGGTGTTGCCTTTCGTGGTTTACAGAAATTAGTCTCTAAAGAGTTGTCTGGATTTGTAAAAGATTTATGA
- a CDS encoding NAD(P)-binding domain-containing protein has product MSETTEVKEIHTLIVGGGPAGLAVGAALRLGGVSFSIIEKNDRVGSAWHNHYDRVHLHTVKGFSSLPFMPYPSHYPRYVPKQLFTEYLDSYAKKFSLVPYFNQPALNVRNENDFWITNTPNVIYKSKKIIIATGYNNQPISPKWDGMNEFQGQIIHSKDYRNGKPFLGKQVLVVGIGNTGGEIAIDLVESGAKVQICVRNPVRIVPREIFGIPMQYSAILFSYLPPKLGDYLSKKILGLTVPDYSEYGLVTPEYGTVSQLLYKEKVPLIDIGTINLVKQGKIVIMPEIEKFNKNSILFKNGKEEKIDMVLLATGYKPGLENIFSQYPELFNEKGYPNIRGKESEFSGLYFLGFNNHLGGFLRNIGIEAKKIASKIAKEYPR; this is encoded by the coding sequence ATGAGCGAAACGACGGAAGTAAAAGAAATTCATACTTTAATTGTAGGTGGGGGCCCGGCTGGTCTTGCTGTTGGAGCGGCTCTAAGATTAGGAGGAGTTTCTTTTAGTATCATTGAAAAAAACGATAGAGTCGGTTCTGCTTGGCATAACCATTATGATAGAGTTCATTTGCACACTGTAAAAGGATTTTCTTCCCTTCCATTCATGCCATATCCTTCGCATTATCCACGTTATGTGCCAAAGCAACTTTTTACAGAATATCTTGACTCTTACGCTAAAAAATTTTCATTAGTTCCTTATTTCAACCAACCTGCTCTCAATGTACGAAACGAGAATGATTTTTGGATCACTAATACTCCGAACGTGATTTATAAATCCAAAAAAATAATCATAGCAACCGGTTATAACAATCAGCCAATATCTCCAAAATGGGATGGAATGAATGAATTTCAAGGACAGATAATTCACAGCAAGGATTATCGGAATGGAAAACCTTTCTTAGGCAAACAAGTATTAGTCGTAGGAATCGGAAATACTGGTGGAGAAATTGCAATTGATTTAGTTGAATCAGGAGCAAAAGTTCAAATATGCGTTCGGAATCCTGTTCGTATTGTACCTAGAGAAATATTTGGAATACCAATGCAATATTCAGCAATTTTGTTTAGTTATCTTCCTCCAAAATTAGGAGATTATCTAAGTAAAAAAATTCTAGGTTTAACTGTTCCAGATTATTCAGAATATGGACTTGTTACACCAGAATATGGAACGGTATCACAATTATTGTATAAAGAAAAAGTACCTTTAATTGATATAGGAACGATCAATCTTGTTAAACAGGGGAAAATAGTTATTATGCCCGAAATTGAAAAATTCAATAAAAATTCCATCTTATTTAAAAACGGAAAAGAGGAAAAGATAGATATGGTTTTATTAGCGACAGGATACAAACCGGGGTTAGAAAATATATTCAGTCAATACCCAGAATTATTCAATGAAAAAGGTTATCCGAATATAAGAGGAAAAGAATCGGAATTTTCCGGACTTTATTTTTTAGGATTTAATAATCATTTAGGTGGTTTTTTGAGAAACATAGGAATCGAAGCAAAAAAAATTGCATCCAAAATTGCCAAAGAATATCCGAGGTAA
- a CDS encoding Rieske 2Fe-2S domain-containing protein, with amino-acid sequence MSGFDHWHPVLKSIELKSQPISVTLNGKKIVIFRNENGILGALDDACPHRRMALSEGNIKNGRITCIYHGMSFDINGNGESPGTADCKISAQKWDCKEMYGAIWIKSTDSSPVFPHFNIEGFHLLEISHYVIKAPLEIVLDNFTEVEHTPNVHAFLGYDPDRMKEVTIETQTEDYSVKIKNIGPQKKLPTIFRYILNLKKDDLLVDEWTTFFSPIYTVYDQYWIDSESKHPRRNCLRIFAFFNPIGDNEVQLIAFTYMKYEPFSNLGLNLLIKPAIQQIVKLEILRDKEILEKISDKNPNISGMKLTRFDRSLGPNRKRIQKIYRGEI; translated from the coding sequence ATGTCTGGTTTTGATCATTGGCATCCAGTTTTAAAATCAATTGAATTAAAATCCCAACCAATCTCTGTTACCCTGAATGGGAAAAAAATAGTTATTTTTAGAAATGAAAACGGAATTTTAGGAGCGTTAGACGATGCATGCCCACATAGAAGAATGGCTCTTAGTGAAGGAAACATAAAGAATGGAAGGATAACGTGTATTTACCACGGGATGAGTTTTGATATAAATGGAAATGGCGAAAGTCCAGGAACAGCAGATTGTAAAATATCCGCACAAAAATGGGATTGTAAAGAAATGTACGGAGCCATTTGGATAAAATCAACTGATTCCTCACCGGTTTTTCCTCATTTTAATATAGAAGGATTTCACCTATTAGAGATATCTCATTACGTAATAAAAGCACCTTTGGAAATTGTTTTGGATAATTTTACAGAAGTAGAACATACTCCGAATGTTCATGCATTTCTAGGTTATGACCCTGACCGAATGAAAGAAGTTACCATTGAAACACAAACGGAAGACTATTCAGTAAAAATAAAAAATATTGGCCCCCAAAAAAAATTACCTACAATATTCCGTTATATATTAAATTTAAAGAAAGATGACTTACTAGTGGACGAGTGGACTACATTTTTTTCACCAATTTATACCGTATACGATCAATACTGGATTGATTCAGAATCGAAACACCCTAGGAGAAATTGTTTACGAATTTTTGCATTTTTTAATCCTATTGGGGATAACGAAGTCCAGCTAATTGCATTCACGTATATGAAATACGAGCCATTTTCGAACTTAGGACTAAATCTATTGATCAAACCTGCAATTCAACAAATTGTAAAATTGGAAATATTAAGGGACAAAGAAATTTTAGAAAAAATATCAGATAAAAATCCAAACATATCTGGAATGAAGCTAACAAGATTTGACCGCTCTTTAGGTCCAAACAGAAAACGAATTCAAAAAATTTATAGAGGAGAAATTTAG